Proteins encoded together in one Pseudomonadota bacterium window:
- a CDS encoding phosphatidate cytidylyltransferase has product MKLPRPDEITRSLEDMLRRRGERGGSASRERDESASRANRAPRERRARKGERKPGARHNLLSRAITGLSLSGLTALLIIIHPHAFALEAMFFTVIGLKEMCDLASRNGVSPSYPVALPCSLAILAAASWAPAHTPLVLALSVIFTLTCMTFRRRPAAAAQAGGFRGARYLDGIVTVFSFLYVGWLFGFCLQVRNLPGRVAGPNGLTIDAGAAYLIMLISVTAFSDVGAFTFGRLFGRHPLAPEISPGKTVEGTFGGILTSAVGAVAFGLWLGLAPAACALTGVLLSVAGQLGDLWESMMKRDAGIKDSGRALAGHGGVLDRCDSLFYAMPVGYLLLTYVLL; this is encoded by the coding sequence ATGAAGCTTCCCCGCCCGGATGAGATCACCCGCTCTCTCGAAGACATGCTCCGCCGCCGTGGTGAGCGCGGCGGCAGCGCGTCACGCGAGCGCGATGAGAGCGCGTCGCGCGCCAACCGCGCCCCCCGCGAGCGCCGTGCGCGCAAGGGAGAGCGCAAGCCCGGCGCGCGGCACAACCTGCTCTCGCGCGCCATCACCGGGCTCTCGCTCTCCGGCCTCACCGCCTTGCTCATCATCATCCATCCCCACGCCTTCGCGCTCGAGGCCATGTTCTTCACGGTCATCGGCCTCAAGGAGATGTGCGATCTCGCTTCGCGCAACGGGGTCTCCCCGTCGTACCCGGTGGCGCTGCCTTGCTCCCTGGCCATTCTCGCGGCTGCATCGTGGGCACCGGCGCACACGCCTCTCGTGCTCGCGCTCTCGGTCATCTTCACGCTCACCTGCATGACCTTTCGCAGGCGACCGGCCGCAGCGGCGCAGGCGGGGGGCTTTCGCGGCGCCCGTTACCTCGACGGCATCGTCACCGTCTTCTCTTTCCTGTACGTGGGCTGGCTCTTCGGCTTCTGCCTGCAGGTGCGCAACCTCCCTGGGCGGGTGGCTGGACCGAACGGTCTCACCATCGACGCCGGCGCGGCCTACCTCATCATGCTCATCTCGGTGACCGCCTTCTCTGACGTGGGGGCCTTCACGTTCGGCCGTCTGTTCGGACGCCATCCCCTGGCGCCGGAGATCAGCCCGGGCAAGACCGTCGAGGGCACCTTCGGTGGCATTCTGACGAGCGCCGTGGGCGCCGTCGCCTTCGGGCTGTGGCTGGGTCTGGCCCCTGCGGCCTGCGCGCTCACCGGCGTGCTGCTGAGCGTGGCGGGCCAGCTGGGAGACCTGTGGGAGTCGATGATGAAACGCGACGCCGGCATCAAGGACTCGGGTCGCGCGCTTGCGGGCCACGGAGGGGTGCTCGATCGCTGCGACTCGCTCTTCTACGCCATGCCCGTGGGCTATCTGCTTCTCACGTACGTGCTCCTCTGA